A window from Apteryx mantelli isolate bAptMan1 chromosome 15, bAptMan1.hap1, whole genome shotgun sequence encodes these proteins:
- the RBPMS2 gene encoding RNA-binding protein with multiple splicing 2, which translates to MSNLNKDTEHTNGSGNVEEEVRTLFVSGLPVDIKPRELYLLFRPFKGYEGSLIKLTSKQPVGFVTFDSRAGAEAAKNALNGIRFDPENPQTLRLEFAKANTKMAKSKLMATPNPTNIHPALGAHFIARDPYDLTGAALIPASPEAWAPYPLYTTELTPAIPHAAFTYPAAAAAAAALHAQMRWYPPSDATQQGWKSRQFC; encoded by the exons ATGAGCAACCTCAACAAGGACACCGAGCACACCAACGGCAGCGGCAACGTCGAGGAGGAG GTACGGACGCTGTTTGTCAGTGGCCTTCCTGTGGACATCAAACCCAGAGAGCTTTACCTGCTCTTCCGACCATTCAAG ggtTATGAAGGGTCACTGATCAAGCTAACATCAAAGCAG CCAGTTGGTTTTGTGACCTTTGACAGCCGGGCTGGTGCTGAAGCAGCAAAGAACGCCTTAAAC GGCATCCGCTTCGACCCAGAGAACCCCCAGACCTTGCGGTTAGAGTTTGCTAAAGCCAACACAAAGATGGCCAAGAGCAAGCTGATGGCCACACCAAACCCCACCAATATCCACCCTGCCCTGGGCGCACACTTCATTGCACGAGACCCCT ATGACCTGACTGGAGCAGCTCTCATTCCAGCATCCCCAGAAGCATGGGCTCCCTACCCACTGTACACCACGGAGCTAACCCCCGCCATCCCCCATGCCGCGTTCACATACCCagcggctgctgctgcagctgctgctcttcacGCTCAG